A window of Panicum virgatum strain AP13 chromosome 8K, P.virgatum_v5, whole genome shotgun sequence contains these coding sequences:
- the LOC120645799 gene encoding scarecrow-like protein 33 → MIKDPEENCANEMLDEMILHAYDTCIKGMRKLHVSMDTKVDKGNRKKYNKAAKNNMVDIHTLLISCAQAVATNNHMRARELLMEIKQHASATGDATQRVALCFTKGLEARLVGAGSQLWQLLMAEHPSIVEFLKAYRLYYAVCCFKKVALSFSTMTILQAMVGKRKLHIVDYGMHFGFQWAGLLRLLAGREGGPPEVKITAIGPAKLKACPAERIEELGCRLSNWANEFGLASFKFHTIMKKWEDVRIEDLNTNTDEVIVVNDLFSFSTLMDESVFFDRQSPRDTVLSNIKKMRPDVFIQSILNCSCGSSFVARFREVMSYYMALFDILDATMPRESKSRVVLEQFVLGRPALNIIACEGLDLAQRPEKYRQWQFVVTMENHRRSNMPCMCTQRQYTRAVAQRRRRRSPGGRMLQCPPGLTGASRRSAACGGDGIHAIQGLDSAKANQSGPLASPINLITFFSASSVLGYS, encoded by the exons ATGATCAAGGATCCAGAGGAGAATTGTGCCAATGAGATGCTTGATGAAATGATTTTGCATGCCTATGATACATGCATCAAGGGCATGAGGAAGCTGCATGTCTCCATGGACACCAAGGTGGATAAGGGAAACAGGAAGAAATATAACAAGGCGGCGAAGAACAATATGGTGGACATACACACATTGCTAATATCTTGTGCGCAGGCCGTGGCAACAAACAACCACATGAGGGCACGGGAGTTGCTAATGGAAATCAAGCAACATGCATCAGCAACAGGGGATGCCACACAACGGGTAGCTCTGTGTTTCACCAAGGGGCTAGAGGCACGGCTAGTGGGTGCAGGTAGCCAGCTTTGGCAGTTGCTCATGGCAGAGCATCCCTCCATCGTGGAGTTCCTCAAGGCCTATAGACTTTACTATGCAGTCTGCTGCTTCAAAAAGGTGGCACTCAGTTTTTCGACGATGACAATCTTGCAGGCCATGGTGGGTAAGAGGAAGCTGCACATTGTGGATTACGGTATGCATTTTGGCTTCCAATGGGCAGGCTTGCTCCGCTTGCTGGCGGGTAGAGAAGGTGGCCCACCAGAGGTGAAGATCACCGCCATAGGCCCTGCCAAGCTCAAGGCCTGTCCAGCAGAGCGAATTGAGGAACTAGGGTGCAGGCTCAGCAATTGGGCCAATGAGTTCGGCTTGGCTTCTTTCAAGTTCCACACAATCATGAAGAAATGGGAGGATGTTCGCATCGAAGACTTGAACACCAACACAGATGAGGTAATTGTCGTGAATGACCTCTTCAGTTTTAGCACCTTGATGGACGAGAGTGTATTCTTTGACAGACAAAGCCCTAGGGATACCGTCCTCAGTAACATCAAGAAGATGAGGCCCGACGTGTTCATCCAGAGCATTTTGAATTGTTCATGTGGTTCCTCATTCGTGGCACGGTTTCGAGAGGTGATGTCCTACTACATGGCACTATTTGACATACTGGATGCAACCATGCCAAGGGAGAGCAAATCTCGAGTGGTGCTGGAGCAGTTCGTGCTTGGTCGTCCTGCACTTAACATCATCGCCTGTGAGGGACTAGACTTGGCGCAACGCCCTGAAAAGTATAGGCAATGGCAG TTTGTTGTTACCATGGAGAACCATCGCAGATCAAATATGCCTTGCATGTGCACACAACGCCAGTACACTCGTGCCGtcgcgcagaggcggcggagaAGGTCTCCAGGAGGAAGGATGCTGCAGTGCCCGCCGGGACTCACCGGCGCGTCCAGGCGATCCGCTGCGTGCGGCGGAGATGGCATTCATGCGATCCAAGGGTTGGACAGCGCCAAGGCTAATCAATCAGGGCCGCTCGCTTCGCCAATCAACCTGATTACCTTCTTCTCGGCGTCTTCTGTTCTTGGCTATAGTTGA